The window AGGTTGTGGCCCGGGATGGGGTTCACCTTGCCATCTTTTGTGTACTTTCCGATCCTGGGACCGAGAACCATAGCTCCCGCCAGCGCCGCCCAACCACCCACGGAGTGGACCACCGTGGACCCGGCAAAGTCAATGAAGCCAAGATGTTCCAGCCATCCGGAACCCTGGAAAAGGCTGCCCCATGCCCAACTTCCAAATACAGGATAAATGAGGGCACTGATGAATACGGAATAGATCAGATACCCGATAAACTTGGTTCGCTCCGCCATTGCGCCTGACACAATAGTGGCCGCAGTGGCCGCGAATACCACCTGAAACATCCAGAAGGCCAGGGTCCATTGGTCGCCCCCGATACCGCCGAAAAAGAATCCGCTGGTCCCGATGATGCCTTTCCAGGCGACACCGAACATAAGCCCGAACCCGATGGCCCAGTAGCCAAGCGATCCGACAGCAAAATCCATCAGGTTCTTCATGATGATATTAGAGGCATTCTTGGCACGGGTGAACCCTGTTTCCACCATGGCGAAGCCGGCCTGCATGAAAAACACGAGAAAGGCGGCCACCAGAGTCCAGACAAAATCCAGGTGTTTCTGAACCTCGGCGGCCGTAGGAGCGGTGTCTGCAAAACCAAAAGCCGGTAGCAGCAGGATTGTTAGAACAGATAATAGAATTACCAGATTTACCCTCGTTTTCATTACCTTATCCTCCAGGTTTGA is drawn from Deltaproteobacteria bacterium and contains these coding sequences:
- the amt gene encoding ammonium transporter, producing MKTRVNLVILLSVLTILLLPAFGFADTAPTAAEVQKHLDFVWTLVAAFLVFFMQAGFAMVETGFTRAKNASNIIMKNLMDFAVGSLGYWAIGFGLMFGVAWKGIIGTSGFFFGGIGGDQWTLAFWMFQVVFAATAATIVSGAMAERTKFIGYLIYSVFISALIYPVFGSWAWGSLFQGSGWLEHLGFIDFAGSTVVHSVGGWAALAGAMVLGPRIGKYTKDGKVNPIPGHNLPLAALGVFILWFGWFGFNPGSTTAAIPDIAGIAVNTNLAAAAGAVMSMIASWVLFKKPDVGISLNGALAGLVAITAGCANVSPAGAVAIGGIAGVVVLFSVLFFDKIRIDDPVGAISVHGVCGAWGTLAAAIFDITGQAHIGVQLIGIAAAFVWTFTIAFILFKIIDKTIGLRVSKEEEEMGLDTSEHAATAYPDFSVSSF